A window of the Harmonia axyridis chromosome 5, icHarAxyr1.1, whole genome shotgun sequence genome harbors these coding sequences:
- the LOC123680631 gene encoding activated CDC42 kinase 1 → MSEEGIQIIKEILVDTQLIQFLIPIRDDLHLTRLEHFDYVTTEDLENIGLSKPGARRLLDAVKKKRASQKKKNLINKLIPVNSKGSTNKKQGEKIVDSDFTSCLIEESKITLSVKLGDGSFGVVRRGEWSSPHGKIIPVAVKVLKADALAQPGVFEDFIKEVQAMHVLSHKNLIRLYGVVLSQPMMMVTELAALGSLLDYLRKQCQHVPVPLLCEYATQVADGMAYLENKRFLHRDLACRNVLLASEDKIKIGDFGLMRALPQEEDCYVMSEHKKVPFPWCAPESLRSRQFSHASDTWMFGVTVWEMFSFGEDPWMGLIGSQILRKIDKEGERLHHPDACSPEIYKILLQCWAKNPEERPSFAALKDFFRKNKSPLMRALSKLDEPEHLHILEGDQIAIIDGNAELYWWKGQNQRTFQIGTFPRCIVDPMRPIQTDDISKPLHNSLIHTGHGSAFGESWGSPSYIDEMYLKNPMEPPDVIGLGINEKPFPQLTDRKKSTRGSIASHKMATEKQFSYKKLMNEKNDTTKRNKPQRPPEPRLETNREAVLIQLSPDEMVSGKAKTKRDTSKSEPPCVSLIDTPIDVPQFGCEEDWPTRTVTEPPPYQEPPIYFNTLSTAQEAPQNLAKDPFDTSDIQIFNTSPNVSLGFKKSEAKTPTMYSKVPKNLAESFGGLSISNNDSILDKSINYVIDSKKEHEKHVPISRNSSVQIEPVKTTNLANAITNNLNNTDPVSDTSMSNEFLLDLDKYLKSKNRVEYNSVNTKNEPKNTNQILQGQSLPPSSNKSQKEAIGQAQSAYSSLPTSTASAVNRIWYESTQNVNMAPSSGANYVIQTEYGEFKSNRRYDPVYASTCSNLNVSRYSVLESGSNLNSSSYANQSQCYQNTYSPERLGLQSSRNSYSSQMGVYGGSTSEYSVRSYGEVPDGVYSEIPEHLYSQVPVEVLRPHRPAPASPMGGLGQPQSMQQIQRRIQKGILCSDAERLMSPEYRNAKVSQVMSSVPNITSEECLKVLQECGWDVETSIKSLKIDQLMKLGLTSKEKCEDALQRSNWNVEIAASAILDT, encoded by the exons CAATTGATTCAGTTTTTGATTCCTATTAGAGATGATCTACATTTAACAAGATTAGAGCATTTTGATTATGTCACAACTGAAGATTTGGAAAATATTGGGCTTAGTAAGCCAG GAGCAAGACGATTATTAGATGCAGTGAAGAAAAAAAGGGCTagtcaaaagaaaaaaaatctcatcaATAAACTCATTCCAGTTAATAGCAAAGGTAGCACAAATAAAAAACAAGGGGAGAAGATTGTGGACAGTGATTTTACTTCTTGTCTTATTGAAGAAAGCAAAATAACACTCTCAGTTAAATTGGGAGATGGTTCCTTTGGAGTTGTAAGAAGGG GAGAATGGAGTAGTCCTCATGGAAAAATTATACCAGTAGCTGTTAAAGTTTTGAAAGCTGATGCATTAGCTCAGCCAGGAGTTTTTGAGGATTTCATAAAAGAGGTTCAAGCAATGCATGTTTTGAGCCATAAGAACCTTATCAG GCTGTACGGTGTGGTTTTATCCCAACCTATGATGATGGTTACCGAGTTAGCTGCATTAGGCTCACTTCTAGACTATCTCAGGAAGCAATGCCAGCATGTACCAGTGCCGCTCCTTTGTGAATATGCCACTCAAGTAGCCGATGGAATGGcttatcttgaaaacaaaagatTCTTGCACAGAGATTTAGCTTGTAGGAATGTGTTACTAGCCAGTGAAGACAAG ATCAAAATTGGGGATTTTGGCTTGATGAGAGCTCTACCTCAAGAAGAGGACTGTTATGTGATGAGCGAACACAAGAAAGTACCGTTTCCTTGGTGTGCCCCGGAATCCTTAAGATCGAGACAGTTCAGTCATGCTTCAGATACTTGGATGTTTGGTGTAACAGTTTGGGAAATGTTTTCGTTCGGTGAAGATCCCTGGATGGGTTTAATAG GTTCCcaaatactcagaaaaatcgaCAAAGAAGGTGAGAGACTTCATCATCCAGATGCTTGTTCTCCCGAAATATACAAGATACTCCTACAATGCTGGGCAAAAAATCCAGAAGAGAGGCCATCATTTGCCGCTCTCAAGGACTTCTTCAGGAAGAACAAATCCCCTTTGATGAGGGCACTAAGCAAGCTGGACGAACCGGAACATCTGCATATTTTGGAGGGGGACCAGATTGCGATAATAGATGGCAATGCCGAACTCTATTGGTGGAAAG GCCAAAATCAAAGAACCTTCCAAATCGGCACGTTCCCTAGATGCATTGTAGACCCCATGAGACCGATACAGACTGACGACATCAGTAAGCCCCTTCACAACTCTCTGATTCATACGGGCCATGGGTCAGCCTTCGGAGAGTCTTGGGGCAGTCCATCCTATATCGACGAAATGTATCTAAAGAATCCGATGGAGCCCCCGGACGTTATAGGCCTGGGAATCAACGAAAAACCCTTCCCCCAGCTGACCGATAGGAAGAAGTCGACCAGAGGAA GTATCGCCTCGCACAAGATGGCTACCGAGAAGCAGTTCTCCTATAAGAAATTGATGAACGAGAAGAACGATACGACGAAGAGAAACAAGCCTCAAAGGCCTCCGGAACCTAGGTTGGAGACCAACCGAGAAGCAGTTCTCATACAGTTGTCACCGGACGAAATGGTTTCCGGCAAGGCGAAAACCAAAAGGGACACTTCTAAAAGTGAACCTCCTTGTGTTTCGCTCATCGATACTCCGATAGATGTACCCCAATTCG GTTGCGAAGAAGATTGGCCTACGAGAACAGTAACGGAGCCTCCACCATATCAAGAACCACCAATATACTTCAACACATTAAGCACTGCGCAAGAGGCACCTCAAAACTTAGCCAAAGACCCTTTCGACACTTCGGATATTCAGATATTCAACACGAGTCCAAACGTGTCTTTGGGGTTCAAGAAGAGCGAAGCTAAAACCCCCACAATGTACAGCAAGGTTCCAAAAAACCTAGCTGAAAGTTTCGGAGGGTTGTCGATATCCAACAACGATTCGATCCTCGATAAAAGTATTAATTATGTGATAGATAGTAAGAAGGAGCACGAAAAACACGTACCGATCTCGAGAAATAGCAGTGTTCAGATCGAGCCAGTGAAAACAACAAATCTAGCCAACGCCATCACAAATAACCTGAACAACACAGATCCGGTATCCGACACAAGCATGAGTAACGAGTTCCTGCTGGACCTGGATAAGTATCTCAAGAGCAAGAACAGGGTGGAATACAACTCGGTGAACACGAAAAACGAACCTAAAAACACCAACCAGATCCTTCAAGGTCAAAGTCTGCCCCCGTCATCGAACAAGAGCCAAAAGGAGGCGATTGGACAAGCTCAGTCGGCTTACAGTTCCCTACCTACAAGCACGGCGTCCGCCGTCAACAGGATATGGTACGAGTCGACCCAGAACGTCAACATGGCGCCCTCTTCCGGCGCCAACTACGTCATCCAAACGGAATACGGCGAATTCAAGAGCAACAGACGCTACGACCCCGTATACGCCTCGACCTGTTCCAACTTGAACGTGTCGCGTTACAGCGTGCTGGAGAGCGGCAGCAACCTCAACAGTTCGTCGTACGCGAACCAGTCCCAGTGCTACCAGAACACCTACAGTCCCGAACGGTTGGGCTTGCAGTCTTCGAGGAACTCCTACAGCTCTCAGATGGGGGTGTACGGCGGTTCCACCAGCGAGTATTCGGTCAGGTCTTACGGGGAGGTTCCGGACGGGGTTTATAGTGAGATTCCGGAACACTTGTACAGTCAGGTGCCTGTCGAGGTGTTGAGGCCTCACAGGCCGGCTCCTGCCTCTCCTATGGGCGGGTTGGGTCAGCCGCAAAGCATGCAGCAGATTCAGAGGAGGATCCAGAAGGGAATT CTCTGTTCCGATGCTGAAAGGCTGATGAGTCCGGAATATAGGAATGCAAAAGTGAGCCAAGTGATGAGCAGTGTGCCAAATATAACTTCGGAAGAATGTTTAAAGGTTCTTCAAGAATGTGGCTGGGACGTTGAAACTTCTATAAAATCTCTTAAAATCGATCAGTTGATGAA GTTGGGGCTGACTTCGAAAGAAAAATGTGAGGATGCTCTACAGAGAAGCAACTGGAACGTGGAAATTGCAGCTTCTGCTATCCTTGACACTTGA